The following nucleotide sequence is from Paeniglutamicibacter kerguelensis.
TCCGCCCTGTTCGGCACGCTGGCCGGGAAGCACGGACCGCGCCTGTTCATGGCGCTCGGGCCGCTGCTGGCCGGGTGCGGGTTCCTGCTGATGCTCACGTCCCGGGAACCGCTGGATTACTGGTGGCAGATCCTGCCCGGGGTGGTGCTGTTCGGGTTGGGCCTGTCGGTCACGGTGGCGCCGCTGACCGCGGCAGTGCTGGGGTCAATCGCGGCGGACCGCAGCGGCATCGGATCGGCCATCAACAATGCCGTGGCCCGCGTTGCGGGGTTGGTTTCCGTCGCGGCCACGGGCACGATCGTCGGAGCCACCCTGGACTACGCTTCCTTCCACAGGGTCTTGCTTGTCACGGCGGCGCTCCTGTTTGCGGGCTCCGCGATCTCCGCGATCGGCATCCGCAACCTGCCCGTGCCGGCCCCGCCCGTTGCGCCGGAGGCCGCGGCGGCCTGCCACGACCGGAACGTCAACGGGGGAACCAAGCCCTGAGCAAGCATCGCCCTGCGCGCAACCCTACTCCTGGGTCGCCGCCGGAACCTCCGGGCGCAGCGCGGTCCCGGAATCCCCGCCGTGCTTGGGCCGCTGCTCCCGGCGCGGTTTGGCCGCGTCCGGTCCGGGCGGTCGGGGCGCGGTTCCGCCGCCGATGGCGACGGCCAGCACGCCGGCTCCGGTGTGCGCGCCCAGCACCGCAGGGACGGGAACGGCCAGGACCTCGAAGCGAGAGGCGCCGGCAAGTTCCTGCACGATTTCCTCGGCGGCGGCATCGTTGCCGAAGTAGTGCACGGCAAGGCGCACCTCGGGGCCGCGCGCGGCGGCCTCCTCGCGGGCTATCGCGACCAGCCGGGCCAGGGTGCGGGACTGCGTCCTGACCTTTTCGTGGGCGATGACGTGCCCGTCGCAGACGCTCAGGATCGGCTTCACGTTCAACAGGGTACCCAGCACCGAGGCCATCGTGCCGATCCGCCCGCCGCGGCGCAACTGTTCAAGGGAGGGCACGGCAAAAAACACGTGGTTTTCCGCTGCGCGGCCCGCCATGTCCACCAGTTCCTCGAGGCCGGCACCGGCGCCGGCCGCCTCGACGACGTCCATCACCGCAAAGCCCTCGGCGAGGGCGACGGTGAGCGAGTCGACGACGGTGACCGGGACCGGGGACTGCGGCGCCGCCAGGCGGGCGGCCTCCACGGTGCCGGAGAGCGAGCCGGAGAGGTGGATGGAGATGATCCGCTTGACCCCCGCGGCGGCAAGCTCCTGGTAGGCGCGCAGCATTTGGCCGGGCGCCGGGCGCGAGGTGCGCACGGACTTGCCCATGGCCAAACCGAGGGCGAGTTCGTGCGGCACGTCGTCGGTGCCCTCGGAGTAGATCTGGTGGTCGATCATCACCGGCATGGGCACCACCCGCAGGTAGCGCCCGTGGGCCTTGGCCCAGTCGGCCGGAAGGGCCGCCGCCGAATCGGTGACAACCCCGACGGGGATGAATCCGCGCCCGCCCGGACCGCCGTGTTCGGGGCGGTCCATCCGCTGGCGCAATTTGTCCACCCAACCGCCGGTGCGTGTCTGCCACGGCGGTCGGACGGGCAACTGGTCTGGATCCATATGGTTAGGCTACAGCCCCTGACTAGGAGGCGGGAACCACGTTCACCAGTTTCGGCGCACGCACGATCACCTTGTTGATCGCCGCACCGTCCAGGTAGCGGATGACCTGCTCGTTGGCAAGCGCCAGGGCCTCGAGGTCCTCGGCGGTGATGTCAACGGGCACCTCAAGGCGTGCACGGACCTTACCCTTGATCTGCACGACGGCGGTGACGCTGTCCTCGACGAGCAATGCCTCGTCGACGGTGGGCCATCCGGCGTTGGCAACGGCAGGCTCGTGGCCCAGCGCGGCCCACATGTCTTCGGCCGTGTACGGGGCAAAGAGCGAGAGGATAATCGCGGTGGCCTCGGCGGCCTCGCGGACGGCGGGGTCCGCGGAGCCGGCGCCGGAGTCGATGGTCTTGCGGGTCGCGTTGACCAGCTCCATGGCCTTGGCGATGACGACGTTGAACTTGCCGCCCTCGAGCAGCGCGGTGGCCTCGTGGACCGTCTTGTGGGTGACGTGGCGCAGCGCTTTGTCGCCGGTGGACGCATCCACGCCCGGTTCGCTGGCCACTTCCTGGGCCACGCGCCAGGCGCGGGCCAGGAACTTCTGGGAGCCGCCCGGAGACACGTCGGCCCAGTCAACGTCGTCCTCCGGAGGGGAGGCGAAGATCATGGTCAGGCGCACGGCGTCGACGCCGAACTTGTCCAGCTGTTCGCCCAGGTCCACGCCGTTGCCCAGCGACTTGCTCATGGCTTTGCCGCCGTTGAGCACCTGGCCCTGGTTCAGCAGGGCGGCAAACGGCTCGGTGACGTCGATCAGGCCCAGGTCGAAGATGACCTTGGTGAAGAAGCGCGAGTAGAGCAGGTGCAGGATTGCGTGCTCCACGCCGCCGACGTACTGGCCGACCGGCATCCAGTTGCGCACGGCCTCCGGGTCGAACGGCCCCTCGGTGTACTTCGGGGAGACGAAGCGCAGGAAGTACCAGGACGAGTCCACGAAGGTGTCCATGGTGTCGGTGTCGCGCTTGGCGGCGGCGCCGCACTTGGGGCAGTCCACGTTGACCCAGTCGCTGGCGGCGGCCAGCGGGGACGTGCCCTTGGGGGCCAGGTCCTCGCCGCGCAGGTTGTCCGGCAGGCGGACCGGCAGCTGGTCGTCGGGAACCGGGACCTCGCCGCAGTCGGCGCAGTGGATGATCGGGATCGGGGTGCCCCAGAAGCGCTGGCGGGACAGCAGCCAGTCGCGCAGGCGGAAGTTCACGAACTTCTCGCCGGTGCCGGCGGCCTCGACGATCTCGATGGCGCGGGCGATGCCCTCGGCCTTGGGCAGGCCGTCGAGCTCGCCGGAGTTGACGAGGGTTCCCTCGCCGGCGGCGGCAACGCCGGTCTCGGCAGGGTCCTCGGCGCCGGTTTCGACGACAACTCGCACCGGCAGGCCGAAGGCGCGGGCAAAGTCAAGGTCGCGCTGGTCGTGCGCGGGCACGGCCATGATCGCGCCGGTGCCGTATTCGGCCAGCACGTAGTCCGCGGCCCAAACCGGCAGCTTCTCCCCGTTGAGCGGGTTGATGGCGTAGCGGCCGGTGAAGACACCGGTCTTTTCGCGCTCGGTGGCCTGGCGTTCGATCTCGGACAGCGCCTTGACCTGTTCCTGGTAGGCTTCCAGGGCCTCGCGGTGCTCCTCGGTGACAAGCTCGCCGGCCAGCTCGGCGTCGGCTGCAACCACGAAGAAGGTGGCGCCGTGCAGGGTGTCCGGGCGGGTGGTGAAGACGGTGGTCTTGTGCGCTTCCTTGGCCTCGGTGGCTTCGATCACGAAGTCCACGTGGGCGCCCTCGGAACGGCCGATCCAGTTCTTCTGCATGGCCAGCACGCGCTCGGGCCAGTGGCCCTTGAGGTCGTCCATGTCATCGAGCAGGCGGTCGGCGTAGTCGGTGATCTTGAAGTACCACTGGTTCAGCGACTTCTTGGTGACCTGCGTGCCGCAACGCTCGCAGGCGCCGTTGACGACCTGCTCGTTGGCCAGCACGGTCTGGTCCTTCGGGCACCAGTTCACCGGGTGGTTCTTGCGGTAGGCCAGGCCCTTTTCGTAGAAGCGGGTGAACAGCCACTGGGTCCAGCGGTAGTACTCCGGGTCCGAGGTGTGCAGGCGGCGGTCCCAGTCGGCGGAGATCGCGTAGCGCTTGAAGCTGGCGGCCTGCGTGTCGATGTTGGCGTAGGTCCACTCGGCGGGGTGGGCGTTGCGCTTGATGGCGGCGTTTTCCGCCGGCAGGCCGAAGGAGTCCCAGCCGATCGGGTGCATGACGTCGTAGCCGCACTGGCGCCAGTAGCGGGAGACGACATCGCCCATGGCGAAGGCCTCGGCGTGGCCCATGTGCAGGTCGCCCGAGGGGTACGGGAACATGTCCAACACGTAGCGGCGTTCGGCGCTGCCGTCGTCCTTGGGGGTGAAGACACCTAGTTCGTCCCACACCGGAGCCCACTTGGCTTCCATCTCCTGGAAGTTGTAGGCCGCTGCGGTGGACTCGTTGTCCGCGGTATCGGTGCCGGTGGGCTGAGTGCTCACTATCGTGTTTCGCCTTCTTATAATCGTGCGCGTATGCGGGAACGTTCCCGGTTCGCCGGGCCGCCTGTGCGCCGGATCGAAAGACCCCGTGACACACAAAAGCCCCTTGCATGCAAGGGGCGGCCGTATGGGGTGTTACCCATACGGCTAGGTTAGCAAGAGCTCAACGTTCATGTTCTGCATTCTACAGCAAGGCCCGGGCGTTGCCCCACTTCGTGGCGGGGTCAACACCCGGGCACCGGCTGCATGCTCGGCATGGTGCGGTTATTGCTGCCGCCTAGCGCACGTCCTCGTCAACCCAGTCGAAGGTGCGGGTGACGGCCTTCTGCCACAGGCGCATCTGGCGTTCGCGCTCCGCGGTGTCCATGCTCGGCTCCCAGCGCTTGTCCTCGGACCAGTTGGCCCGCAGCTCGCCCAGGTCGTTCCAGAACCCGACGGCCAGGCCCGCGGCGTAGGCGGCTCCCAACGCCGTGGTCTCGGTGACCTTGGGACGGATCACAGGCACGCCGAGCAGGTCCGCCTGGAACTGCATGAGCTGGTCGTTGGCGACCATGCCGCCGTCGACCTTCAGCTCGGTCAGCGGAACGCCCGAGTCGGCGTTGACCGCATCGAGCACCTCGCGGGTCTGGAAGGCCGTGGACTCCAGGGCCGCGCGGGCGATGTGGTTCTTGTTTGCGTAACGGGTCAGCCCGACGATCGCGCCGCGGGCATCGGAGCGCCAGTACGGGGCAAAGAGCCCGGAGAACGCCGGCACGATGTACACGCCGCCGTTGTCGGACACGGTTGCCGCGAGGGTCTCGATCTCCGCCGAGGTGGCGATCATCCCGATGTTGTCGCGCAGCCACTGGACCAGGGACCCCGCGACGGCGATCGAGCCCTCCAGCGCGTAGACCGGTGCCGCGTCGCCGAGCTTGTAGCCCAGGGTGGTCAGCAACCCGTTCTTGGAGCGCACGATCTCTTCGCCGGTGTTAAAGATCAGGAAGCAGCCGGTGCCGTAGGTGTTCTTGGCCTCGCCGGCGCCGAAGGCGGCCTGGCCGAACGTTGCCGCCTGCTGGTCGCCGAGGATGCCGGCGATCGGCACCTCGCGCAGCAGCTGCGAGGAGTGGACCTCGCCGTAGACCTCGGAGGAGGACTTGATTTCCGGCAGCATGCTGCGCGGAACGCCGAAGTCGGCGAGGATCTCGTCGTCCCAGGCGAGGGTTTCCAGGTCCATGAACATGGTGCGCGAGGCGTTGGTGACATCGGTGATGTGCACGCCGCCGTCGGTGCCGCCGGTCAGGTTCCAGGTCACCCAGGTGTCGGTGTTGCCGAAGAGCAGGTCCCCGGCCTCGGCGGCCTCGCGGGCGCCGTCGACGTGGTCGAGGATCCACTTGACCTTGGTGCCGGAGAAGTACGGCGCCAGCGGCAGGCCGACGCGTTCCTTGTAGCGGTCCACGCCCCCGTTGGCCGCGAGTTCCTCGACGATGTACTGGGTGCGGGTGTCCTGCCAGACGATGGCGTTGTAAACCGGAACGCCTGTCTTCTTGTTCCAGACCACCGATGTTTCACGCTGGTTGGTGATGCCGACGGCCGCAATGTCGTGGCGGGTCAGGTTTCCGGCGGCCAGGGCGACGGCGATGACTTCGCGCACGTTGTCCCAGATTTCGGTGGCGTTGTGCTCGACCCATCCCGCCTGCGGGAAGATCTGCTCGTGTTCCATCTGGCCCGTGGAAACGATGGTGCCTGCGTGGTCGAACACGATGGCACGGGAACTGGTGGTTCCCTGGTCAATGGCGATGACGTACTTGGACATGCTGGTGGGGTCCTTTCAACGTCGGGCCCTGGGCCCGGTTGCGGGTTCCGTGCTCCCCGAGGGTCGGGGAGCACGGCGGGGACTGCTGTGGTTTGTTGCGAAGAAGCCGTGGCTTGCCACGCGGGTTAGAACAGGACTGCGGCGCTCAGGCCGCCGATGACGCCGCCGATCAGCGGGCCGACGACCGGCACCCAGGAGTAGGACCAGTCGCTGGAACCCTTGCCCTTGATCGGGAGCAGCGCATGGATGATGCGCGGGCCGAGGTCACGCGCCGGGTTGATGGCGTACCCGGTCGGACCACCGAGCGAGGCGCCGATGCCGACGACCAGCAGGGCGACCGCCAGTGGGCCAAGTTGGTGCGGCGTCTTGCCCAGGCCGGCAATCACGAAGACGAGCACGAAGGTGCCGATGATCTCTGTGACCAGGTTCCAACCGTAGGAGCGGATGGCAGGGCCGGTGGAGAAGACGGCAAGCTTCAGCCCTGCATCTTCCTCCGCGTCGAAGTGCTGCTTGTAGGCCAGGTAGCACAGGACCGCGCCGATCATGGCGCCGAGCATCTGCGCGGTCCAATACATGAGGACCACGATGAAGGTCTTGGGAATGCCCGGACCGAACTCGGGGACATCGGGATTGACCCACAGGCCGACGGTGACCGCCGGGTTCAGGTGCGCACCCGAGGCGGCCGCGATGAAGACGCCGGAGAAGACCGCAAGGCCCCATCCCCAGTTGATCATCAGGAATCCGCCGCCCAACCCCTTGGATTTGGCCAACACCACGTTGGCAACGACACCGCCGCCCATCAAGAGCAACAGCATCGTGCCGAGCATCTCGGCGATGAATGCGTTTAGGGACATGGTTCAACCTCTTTCGTGTGTGAGTGAAAAACATGGCGTGAATTTCTTGCAACAGCTTCCAGCCGGAGCCCGGCCGAAAGGCGGCCCCTCGAGCTGAAATTCCCCTACTGACGTGAGCTTAATCACAAACGCTTTTGGGCACACTTTACCCACGTTCTAAAACGTGGGTAAAGGGGTAGATGGAAACTAAAAGGTGAGGTGAAGCGCAGGTCCCGGGGTTTAGGCGCCGGCGGGGGCGAAGCGCACCCCGTGTTCCTGTTCCAGGACCCGGGTGCATTCGGTGACCTGTGCTTCGATTTCGGCGGCGTCCCAGCCCAGGACCGGGGCGAGGATCCCGGCGCAGACGGCCATGAGCTCCGGGGTCACCAGGCCGCGGAACGCCAGGGAGGTTCGCCTGATGAACAGGTCGACGAGCGTGCCGATCTGTTCGTGTTCGGCCAGGTAGACCAGTTCGGCCGCGGAAAGTTCCGCGCATTCGGCCAGCACGGGATCGTTGACCCCGATGGCATCAAGCACCGTGTCGGCGCGGCTGCCGTAGCGAACGAGCAGCACCTCGAGGCGCTCCCGCGGTGCACGGTCGGCGCGGGCAGCCAGCCAGGCGTTTTTCTCTTGGGTGCTTCGCGGGTAGTTCTTGCCGCCGCCGATCGCCACGCCGCGGGTGCTTTGCACCTCGGTGACGCCGAGCTCGGCAAGGACCTTGCCGCCAAGGGTTTCGGCCAGCGCGCGGAAGGTCGTCCACTTGCCGCCGACCAGCGAGAGCATGACCGAATTGTCTTCCAGCTCCGTGCGCTCCACGCGGTAGTCGCGGGAGACGAATCCCGGGGCCGTGTCGTCGTGGCGCGGCAGCGGGCGGACGCCGGAGAACTTGTAGACGATCTCATTCTCGGTGACGCGGATGCGCGGGAAAACGTGGTGGACCAAGTCGAAGAAGTACTGCACCTCGGCGTCCGTGCAGCGTGCGGGCACGCTCATGTCCGCGTCGATGTCGGTGGTTCCCACCAGGACGCGGTCCCCCATCGGGTAGATCAGCACGATGCGGCCGTCGCTGTGCTCGAAGAAGATCTCTCGGCCGGCGGTTGCGGCAAGCAGTTCGGGGTGGTCCAGCACGATGTGGCTGCCCTTGGTGCCGCCCATGAACTTGCTGGGGCTGCCGATGGCCTGGTTGGTCAGGTCGACCCAGGCGCCTGTGGCGTTCACGACTACCTGCGCGTCGAAATCGAATTCCTCGCCGCTGAGCTCGTCGCGCAGGCGGACCCCCTGGGCGCCGTGGCCCACCAGGGACACGTAGTTGCTGGCCCGGGCGTTGGGGTTGGCGTGCAGCCCGTCGCGCAGGACATCGAGGGTGAGCCGCTCGGGGTTGTGCACCGAGGCATCGAAGTAGGTCGCCGTGTACTTCACGTCGTCGCGCATCTGCGGCAGCTCGGCCAGCGAGGCCTTGGCCCCGCGGAACTTGTGCCACGGGGTGTTGCGCTTGGAGGCCCCGGCGCCGGCGAACAGGTCGTAGAGCACCAGTCCGGCCTTGATCAGCACGGCGCCGCGTTCGGTGGGCTTGCCGCTGCGGTGGGTCAGGAAACGCATGGGGGCCGAGAGGATGCCTGAGAACGTGGAGAAGATCGGGATCGTCGTCTGCAGCGGCTTGACGTAGTGCGGGGCGATCTCCAGCAGCGAGTTGCGCTCCTGCACCGATTCGTGGACCAGGCGGAACTCGCCGTTTTCGAGGTAGCGGATGCCGCCGTGGATCATGTGCGAGGAGGCGCCCGAGGCGCCCTGGCAGTAGTCGCCCCTTTCGACCAGGGCAACGTCGACACCCTGCATGGCCAGGTAGCGGAACGTGGCGACCCCGTTGATGCCGCCACCCACTATCAGGACCTTGGCTCCCGGGCGCTCGCGCAAGGCGGCGAGTTGTGAACGATGTGGGGTTGCGGCTTCCACTGTGAGGCCCTTCCATGGTGCTGTAACGCGTGGCTCAAACTTCAAACAACCCGGGAACAATCGGTTCACACCCCGGGGAATCCACTCTGGCACCGAAACCGAACAAGCAACAGTGCACAGACCTCCCCGGATGATCGCCAGCGGGCTCTGGGAGCCGCATTGCACCGGATACGAGCTAGTCTGGTCAGTGCAGAACACTCCCGTCAACCGAAATGCACATATGTGCACGAAAGGCCGTTTCGGCAGATGAAACAGCACCTAACCACCGACGTTTCACCAGCACCAGGTGCTCTAAACGTGCACGCGAAGCAACAGGCACTGCATCAGGCGCAGGTCGTTCCCCGCGAACGCGACGCCCTGCGCGCGGCGCAGCTTTACTACCTGCAGCACCTGACCATGGAGTCGATCGCCCGCGAACTGGGCGTCTCACGCTCCACCGTGTCCCGGCTGCTCGGCCTGGCCCGGCGCACCGGCCTGGTGAACATCGAGATCAACGCCACCGGGGACAGGACCCCCGTGCTGGTGCGCGAACTCGAGCGCGTCTACGGACTCCAGGTGTTTGTGGTTCCCACCGACGGGTCGCTCAGCGACAGCGAAATCCTCGAGCGCGTCTCCTCGCACGCCGCCCACGTGCTCAGCACCCTGATCTCCTCCGGCATGACGGTCGGCGTCGCCTGGGGTTCCACGGTGCAGGCGATGTCGACGGCGCTGAGCCGCAAGCCCACCCACGACACCGTGATCGTCCAGCTCAACGGCGCAGCGAACCCGCAAACCACCGGGCTGACCTACGCCTCGGACATCCTGCAGCGATTCGGGGCCGCGTTCACCGCACGCGTCGAGCAGTTCCCCGTCCCTGCGTTCTTCGACAGGGCCTCCACCCGCGAAGCCATGTGGCGCGAGGGATCGGTGCAGCGGGTACTGAAGATCCAGCGAAACATGACCCTGGCGGTCTTCAGTCTGGGCGCCACGGCGGCGGCCGTCCCCTCGCAGGTCTACCGGGGCGGCTACCTGACCCACGAGGAGGACCGCGCCCTGCGCGAACGCGGCGTGGTGGGCGACGTCGCCACCATGTTCTTCGACGCACACGGCAGCGACGAGGGCATCGAAATCAACGAGCGCGCCACCGGGCCCAGCCTGCAGACCCTGCGCGAGGTGCCTCGGCGTCTCTGCGTGGTCTCCGGGCGCGGAAAACTCACGGCCCTGCGCGGGGCCCTCGCCGGAGGGCTGGTCACCGACCTGGTGCTCGACGAGGGCACGGCGCTGGAACTGCTCAACTCCCCCGGGGCACCGGGCATCTAGACGTGTCGGCACTCCTGTGACAGACGGGTGACGCCGGGAATGTGGGCCAAGGATGACGTGTTCGGCGCTATCGCCGGCCGGAAGCCTCAAAAGTCCGGCCTGCAGCCTTGACCAGGCCAAAGAGAAGCACGGACCCACGCGAGACCCACTGCACGACCGAATCGGTCCGGTAGCCGTGCAGTTTCATGAGGTTGTGGCACGCTGCGACAATCTTCCATTCCAGGGGCGCCTTCCAGCCCCCGCAGCAACAGGTACTTGCCCTGCCGGGCGTGGATCTGCCCGAAGACCGGCTCCACGAAGGCCTTGCACCTGGAATGGATCTTCTTCCCGATCTTGGTCTTCAGCTTCCGGGCCATTCGCTCACCGGCGGTGGCATTGGCAGGAATCCGGCCCCTCGGCGATGCGAGGATCGGGTGCCGTGTTTCATGCGGGCGGCGGAAATGGAGAACCCGGTGCCAGGCTCCGCTTTCAGGTCCCGCGCAATCTCCAGGTTCGCCTTCGAGCAGTACCCGGTGTCGACCAGCCACTTCCGTGGCATTTCGCCCGGGTTCTCAAGGTTTTTTCAACCATGGGATCCAATTCCCGGTAGTCGTTGGCTGCCTGGTTCATCTCCGCGGCGACGATGGCCTGGCCATTGTAGTTCGATGAGCCCAGCACCGAAGAGGCCATCTGCGGCCCGGAGACGAAGAGGCACCCATACCCCCAACACCCGGTGGCCACGCGGAGTCCCAGTCGATTCTCCGGCGTTTTATGGATTCTTCGAATCGCCGTTTCCGAATGCTGCCCCATGCACCGAGTGGGCGTTTTCGTCGGGTCGTCGGGGCTTCGTGCCCGGCCCCTCGGAGGAAGGGCCCGGAAACGGCGGTGCCGGCGTCGGGCCGCAGGATCTCCGCGGACCGAAGCCGGCATCGCCGTTGCCGCCTTGCGGCCCGTATTGATTGGGACCCTACTTGCCCGTGCCGACAGCTCCATCGTCACCCGACGAGTCGCCCTGCTTTGCTGACCCCGGTTCCGTGACGATTTTTGGCTCCGGGATTTGCTCAGTTTTCGGGTCGGTGACCGGTGCCGGCTCGGTTTCGGGAGCGAGGTCCGCCGGTGGGGTTTCGTCTGATTCGCCCGTTTCCGGCTCTACGATCTGGACAGAACCACTGTCCCCGTCAACCGGGGTGCCGTCCGCGTCCTGGCTATCGTTGTTCGTTCCCTCTTTGCCCGTGCCATCCTCGGTCTGCCCTGGCACTTCGTCCGCCGGCTCAGTCGATTCCTCCGCCTTGTCCGCTGGGGACTGATTGCCGGTCAGCACCCGGCCGAGTGTCGTCGTCTTCTGCTTGCTCGTGCCGGTGTCAATGCCCGTCGTCGTCGAGACCAGACTGGAGATCGGCTGCTGGGTGCCGAATTCGACGGCGGTGATGCCAACCATCGCGATTGCGAACGCGCCTACACTGACCGACGCGATCTTGATCCAGGTCTTGGGCGTGAGCTTCTTTCCAGCGCGTGCTGGCTGGTCGTCGGTAGCCCCGGCAACCTCGGCCGGTGCACTGGCGGCCATCGTTTCGCCCGTGTTGGCCTCGCCGTCGTCGGCACCGTCGGCAGTGAGGCCGCGCCGGTTTCGCCTGGGGATTCTCACCTTGGCCACATCGGTAGCCGATTTGAGTGTCCGGGAATATAGAGCGCCACCCACCGTGGCGACGATTGAACCGAGTGCAGCGCCGAGAAGCGTTCCTGCAACCCCAAGGAAGGAGCCTACTAATGCAGAGGTTACAGCGGCCATAGCCGAGCCGATGGTCTGGGTTCCGCTTAGTCCCAGGGATAGTTTTGGCTTGTCGCCGGTAGAAGAGTTGTCAGCCATGTTCACACAAGTTTCAATCAGGGAATATTACGAATGGATAACGTTACCATTCTGTTGCAAATTTCAGCCCGACCGAGATGGGTTTATGGCGGTATTCACAGTCGGGAGAATGGCTGGGGTTTTGTCCAGATAACTGGCCATTGGGTGCCGAATCCACTGCCCCGGCACCCAATGCTCGCGGTGGCTGTAGTCTCGACAGGCATCAGGACAGGAATTGGCATTATCGGCTTTTCTCAGTCGTCTATACGAATTCCGTTGAGCGCGTGCCTCACGCAAATCTTTCAGACCCTGCCGGAAACATCGTCATTTTCGCGCACGATCTCACCAACGAAGTACGGCGACACCACTGCTGTGGATGGCATTTCCTCGAGGTGCCTGCGTGGGCGGGCGTCCTTCGGCGTGCTTGGCCCCAACGGCGCGGGAGAATCGACGACGATGCTGGCGATCGGCGGGGGCGTTTCCCAGCGCACCTCCGGCGGGCTGGCCATCATGGGCATGGATTCAGATCTGTCTCGAGTGCGAAGGCCGATCTGTACGATCTTGCTCGTCCTGCCCATGTTCAGAGTGGCACTCCGAATGGGATGACCGACACACGCCACGATCGACTTCCATCCAGGCGCGAGGGGCAGTAGTCATGATCGGCCCACCCGGGATGCAGGAAATCCACAAAGTATGTAGTCATTGACGCCTGATACTGACCCAAAGTTGTACGATCCCGCAATCAGTTTTCATCACCGACCCACGCGGGGGGGGGGGGGTAATCCCGTGACCGGCCGCAAGGTACCGGACACCACGCGCCGGGGCGCAACTTGCCACTAGGCTTGGATGCATGCCAGCCGAAGTCTTCTGCCCCCAGCGCCCGAGCCTGCACAGCATCCACGAGGTGCACGGATCCCAAGTCCACTGCTGGAGCTACCCCGCACGGGAAACCAGCCGCGGGGTGATCCTGGCCGTGCACGGCTTCCGGGGAGACCACCACGGGCTCGTGAGGCTGATTGAAGAGCTGCCCGGCTACACGGTCATCGTCCCGGACCTGCCGGGCTTCGGGGTCTCCACCCCGTTCGCCGCCGCACCGGGGCACCCGCAGCCGACACACGACGTGACCGGGTACACCGAGGTCATCCACGCGCTGCGCACGGAGCTGGCCCTCGGGCCGGATACCATCCTGCTGGGCCACTCCTTCGGCAGCATCGTCGCCTCCTCCTACCTGGCCAAGCACCCCGAGGCGTTTGCCCAACTGGTGCTCATCAACCCGATCTGCGAGCCCGCGCTCGAGGGCGACCAGGCGTTCATGTCCCGGGTCGCAAGCCTCTACTACCGGGCGGGGGCGGCGCTGCCGGCAAGACTCGGCGAGGGGCTGCTGCGCTCGCGCCTCATCACCGACGTGACAAGCCTGGCGATGCTGAAGTCCAAGGACCCCGCCATGCGCGCCTACGTCTTTGACCAGCACCGCCGCTACTTCTCCGGCTTCACCTCGCGGGCCACGCTGCGCGAGGCCTACGCCGCGTCGATCACCCAGACCGTGCGCGATTTTGCCGCGCGGATCTCACA
It contains:
- a CDS encoding glycerol-3-phosphate dehydrogenase/oxidase, with product MEAATPHRSQLAALRERPGAKVLIVGGGINGVATFRYLAMQGVDVALVERGDYCQGASGASSHMIHGGIRYLENGEFRLVHESVQERNSLLEIAPHYVKPLQTTIPIFSTFSGILSAPMRFLTHRSGKPTERGAVLIKAGLVLYDLFAGAGASKRNTPWHKFRGAKASLAELPQMRDDVKYTATYFDASVHNPERLTLDVLRDGLHANPNARASNYVSLVGHGAQGVRLRDELSGEEFDFDAQVVVNATGAWVDLTNQAIGSPSKFMGGTKGSHIVLDHPELLAATAGREIFFEHSDGRIVLIYPMGDRVLVGTTDIDADMSVPARCTDAEVQYFFDLVHHVFPRIRVTENEIVYKFSGVRPLPRHDDTAPGFVSRDYRVERTELEDNSVMLSLVGGKWTTFRALAETLGGKVLAELGVTEVQSTRGVAIGGGKNYPRSTQEKNAWLAARADRAPRERLEVLLVRYGSRADTVLDAIGVNDPVLAECAELSAAELVYLAEHEQIGTLVDLFIRRTSLAFRGLVTPELMAVCAGILAPVLGWDAAEIEAQVTECTRVLEQEHGVRFAPAGA
- the glpK gene encoding glycerol kinase GlpK, whose product is MSKYVIAIDQGTTSSRAIVFDHAGTIVSTGQMEHEQIFPQAGWVEHNATEIWDNVREVIAVALAAGNLTRHDIAAVGITNQRETSVVWNKKTGVPVYNAIVWQDTRTQYIVEELAANGGVDRYKERVGLPLAPYFSGTKVKWILDHVDGAREAAEAGDLLFGNTDTWVTWNLTGGTDGGVHITDVTNASRTMFMDLETLAWDDEILADFGVPRSMLPEIKSSSEVYGEVHSSQLLREVPIAGILGDQQAATFGQAAFGAGEAKNTYGTGCFLIFNTGEEIVRSKNGLLTTLGYKLGDAAPVYALEGSIAVAGSLVQWLRDNIGMIATSAEIETLAATVSDNGGVYIVPAFSGLFAPYWRSDARGAIVGLTRYANKNHIARAALESTAFQTREVLDAVNADSGVPLTELKVDGGMVANDQLMQFQADLLGVPVIRPKVTETTALGAAYAAGLAVGFWNDLGELRANWSEDKRWEPSMDTAERERQMRLWQKAVTRTFDWVDEDVR
- a CDS encoding MIP/aquaporin family protein; the protein is MSLNAFIAEMLGTMLLLLMGGGVVANVVLAKSKGLGGGFLMINWGWGLAVFSGVFIAAASGAHLNPAVTVGLWVNPDVPEFGPGIPKTFIVVLMYWTAQMLGAMIGAVLCYLAYKQHFDAEEDAGLKLAVFSTGPAIRSYGWNLVTEIIGTFVLVFVIAGLGKTPHQLGPLAVALLVVGIGASLGGPTGYAINPARDLGPRIIHALLPIKGKGSSDWSYSWVPVVGPLIGGVIGGLSAAVLF
- the leuS gene encoding leucine--tRNA ligase, translated to MSTQPTGTDTADNESTAAAYNFQEMEAKWAPVWDELGVFTPKDDGSAERRYVLDMFPYPSGDLHMGHAEAFAMGDVVSRYWRQCGYDVMHPIGWDSFGLPAENAAIKRNAHPAEWTYANIDTQAASFKRYAISADWDRRLHTSDPEYYRWTQWLFTRFYEKGLAYRKNHPVNWCPKDQTVLANEQVVNGACERCGTQVTKKSLNQWYFKITDYADRLLDDMDDLKGHWPERVLAMQKNWIGRSEGAHVDFVIEATEAKEAHKTTVFTTRPDTLHGATFFVVAADAELAGELVTEEHREALEAYQEQVKALSEIERQATEREKTGVFTGRYAINPLNGEKLPVWAADYVLAEYGTGAIMAVPAHDQRDLDFARAFGLPVRVVVETGAEDPAETGVAAAGEGTLVNSGELDGLPKAEGIARAIEIVEAAGTGEKFVNFRLRDWLLSRQRFWGTPIPIIHCADCGEVPVPDDQLPVRLPDNLRGEDLAPKGTSPLAAASDWVNVDCPKCGAAAKRDTDTMDTFVDSSWYFLRFVSPKYTEGPFDPEAVRNWMPVGQYVGGVEHAILHLLYSRFFTKVIFDLGLIDVTEPFAALLNQGQVLNGGKAMSKSLGNGVDLGEQLDKFGVDAVRLTMIFASPPEDDVDWADVSPGGSQKFLARAWRVAQEVASEPGVDASTGDKALRHVTHKTVHEATALLEGGKFNVVIAKAMELVNATRKTIDSGAGSADPAVREAAEATAIILSLFAPYTAEDMWAALGHEPAVANAGWPTVDEALLVEDSVTAVVQIKGKVRARLEVPVDITAEDLEALALANEQVIRYLDGAAINKVIVRAPKLVNVVPAS
- a CDS encoding DegV family protein → MDPDQLPVRPPWQTRTGGWVDKLRQRMDRPEHGGPGGRGFIPVGVVTDSAAALPADWAKAHGRYLRVVPMPVMIDHQIYSEGTDDVPHELALGLAMGKSVRTSRPAPGQMLRAYQELAAAGVKRIISIHLSGSLSGTVEAARLAAPQSPVPVTVVDSLTVALAEGFAVMDVVEAAGAGAGLEELVDMAGRAAENHVFFAVPSLEQLRRGGRIGTMASVLGTLLNVKPILSVCDGHVIAHEKVRTQSRTLARLVAIAREEAAARGPEVRLAVHYFGNDAAAEEIVQELAGASRFEVLAVPVPAVLGAHTGAGVLAVAIGGGTAPRPPGPDAAKPRREQRPKHGGDSGTALRPEVPAATQE